The Pseudomonas berkeleyensis genome includes a region encoding these proteins:
- a CDS encoding ribose-phosphate pyrophosphokinase translates to MSKMMVFTGNANPDLARRIVRQLHIPLGDASVGKFSDGEIMIEINENVRGKDVFLIQPTCAPTNDNLMELVVMADAFRRSSATRITAVIPYFGYARQDRRPRSARVAISAKVVADMLTVVGIDRVLTVDLHADQIQGFFDIPVDNIYGSPVLVDDIEDQRFENLMIVSPDIGGVVRARAVAKSLGVDLAIIDKRREKANQSEVMHIIGDVEGRTCILVDDMVDTAGTLCHAAKALKDRGAAKVYAYCTHPVLSGRAIENIENSSLDELVVTNTIPLSAAAQSCSRIRQLDIAPVVAEAVRRISNEESISAMFR, encoded by the coding sequence GTGTCCAAGATGATGGTCTTCACGGGGAACGCAAACCCCGATCTGGCGCGACGGATCGTTCGTCAGCTGCACATTCCCCTCGGCGATGCTTCGGTCGGTAAATTCTCCGACGGCGAAATCATGATCGAAATCAACGAGAACGTCCGTGGTAAGGACGTCTTCCTGATTCAGCCGACCTGTGCACCCACCAACGATAACCTGATGGAACTGGTCGTGATGGCTGACGCCTTCCGTCGTTCCTCGGCTACCCGCATCACCGCGGTCATCCCCTACTTCGGCTACGCCCGTCAGGATCGCCGTCCGCGTTCTGCACGTGTGGCGATCAGCGCCAAGGTAGTGGCCGACATGCTCACCGTGGTCGGTATCGACCGCGTGCTGACCGTCGACCTGCACGCCGACCAGATCCAGGGCTTCTTCGACATCCCGGTGGACAACATCTACGGCTCCCCGGTACTGGTCGATGACATCGAAGACCAGCGCTTCGAAAACCTCATGATCGTTTCCCCGGACATCGGCGGCGTCGTTCGCGCTCGCGCCGTGGCCAAGAGCCTGGGCGTCGACCTGGCCATCATCGACAAGCGTCGTGAGAAGGCCAACCAGTCCGAAGTGATGCACATCATCGGTGACGTCGAAGGCCGTACCTGCATCCTCGTCGACGACATGGTCGACACCGCCGGCACCCTGTGCCACGCGGCCAAGGCCCTGAAAGATCGCGGCGCAGCCAAGGTTTACGCCTACTGCACCCACCCGGTACTGTCCGGCCGCGCGATCGAGAACATCGAAAATTCCTCGCTGGACGAGCTGGTGGTCACCAACACCATCCCGCTGTCCGCGGCAGCGCAGTCCTGCTCGCGTATTCGCCAGCTCGACATCGCCCCGGTTGTCGCTGAAGCGGTTCGCCGCATCAGCAATGAAGAATCGATCAGCGCCATGTTCCGCTAA
- the ispE gene encoding 4-(cytidine 5'-diphospho)-2-C-methyl-D-erythritol kinase has protein sequence MTAIPTQAELILPAPAKLNLMLHILGRRADGYHELQTLFQFLDHGDELGFALRQDGEIRLHTPIEGVAHDSNLIVRAARRLQEASGTPLGADIWLDKRLPMGGGIGGGSSDAATTLLGLDHLWSTQLGEDRLAELGLALGADVPVFVRGRAAFAEGVGERLTAVELEEPWFLVAVPQVFVSTAEVFTDPELTRDTPPIKVRSLLAGGGRNDCQPVVERRYPEVRNALILLNKFVPTRLTGTGACVFGSFPNRDDADKVARQLPGTLPSFVAQGRNISMLHRKLQALAKK, from the coding sequence ATGACCGCCATCCCCACCCAAGCCGAACTGATCCTGCCTGCACCGGCCAAGCTCAACCTGATGCTGCATATCCTCGGCCGCCGCGCCGACGGCTATCACGAGCTGCAGACCCTGTTCCAGTTTCTCGACCATGGCGACGAACTCGGCTTCGCCCTGCGCCAGGACGGCGAGATTCGCCTGCACACCCCCATCGAAGGCGTAGCGCACGACAGCAACCTGATCGTGCGCGCCGCGCGTCGCTTGCAGGAAGCCAGCGGCACCCCGCTGGGCGCGGACATCTGGCTGGACAAGCGCCTGCCCATGGGCGGCGGTATTGGCGGCGGCAGCTCGGACGCCGCCACCACCCTGCTCGGTCTCGACCACCTGTGGAGCACGCAGCTCGGCGAAGATCGCCTGGCCGAGCTGGGCCTGGCGCTGGGCGCCGACGTACCGGTTTTCGTGCGTGGCCGTGCAGCCTTCGCCGAAGGTGTTGGCGAACGCCTCACTGCGGTCGAACTGGAGGAACCCTGGTTCCTCGTCGCAGTACCGCAAGTCTTTGTCAGCACAGCAGAAGTTTTCACCGACCCTGAGTTGACACGCGATACGCCGCCCATTAAAGTTCGCAGCCTTCTTGCGGGGGGTGGTCGAAACGACTGCCAGCCGGTGGTTGAGAGGCGTTACCCAGAGGTTCGTAACGCCTTGATCTTGCTGAACAAATTTGTTCCGACAAGATTAACCGGCACTGGAGCTTGCGTATTTGGGAGCTTCCCAAATCGGGACGATGCTGATAAAGTCGCCCGCCAACTTCCAGGCACTCTGCCGAGCTTTGTCGCTCAAGGTCGCAACATCTCGATGCTGCACCGAAAGCTCCAAGCACTGGCCAAGAAGTGA
- the lolB gene encoding lipoprotein insertase outer membrane protein LolB, whose protein sequence is MMLRHLLVFSLIALLAGCSGLTSREAVEGQGNPADWQAHKKQIAQLDGWQINGKIGIRAPRDSGSATLFWLQRQDYYDIRLSGPLGGGAARLTGRPGDILLEVSNRGRYQAESPEALLREQLRLDLPVSNLLWWIRGLPAPDSRSRITLDSDSHLARLEQDGWQVEYQRYAEQNGYALPERLKLYGQDLEITLVIKDWQPRQLGQ, encoded by the coding sequence GTGATGCTTCGTCACCTGCTCGTATTCAGCCTTATCGCCCTGCTCGCTGGCTGCTCAGGCCTCACCTCGCGTGAAGCGGTGGAAGGCCAGGGCAACCCTGCCGACTGGCAGGCCCACAAGAAACAGATCGCCCAGCTCGACGGCTGGCAGATCAACGGCAAGATCGGCATTCGCGCCCCGCGCGACTCCGGCAGCGCGACGCTGTTCTGGCTACAGCGCCAGGACTACTACGACATCCGCCTTTCCGGCCCGCTCGGTGGCGGCGCCGCACGCCTGACCGGCCGCCCCGGCGACATCCTGCTGGAAGTCTCCAACCGCGGCCGCTACCAGGCCGAGTCCCCGGAAGCACTGCTGCGTGAACAACTGCGCCTGGATCTGCCGGTCTCCAACCTGCTCTGGTGGATTCGCGGCCTGCCCGCGCCGGACAGCCGCAGCCGCATCACCCTCGACAGCGACAGCCACCTGGCACGCCTGGAACAGGACGGCTGGCAGGTCGAGTACCAGCGCTACGCCGAGCAGAACGGCTACGCCCTGCCTGAACGCCTGAAGCTCTATGGCCAGGATCTGGAAATCACCCTGGTGATCAAGGATTGGCAGCCACGCCAACTCGGCCAGTAA
- a CDS encoding tetratricopeptide repeat protein: MNRPLALVTAIALLSGCQTFAPSEPDGTPPVQEADQTTQLEPSEYGSFSQETLFALLTAELAGQRNRFDIALGNYVQQAQATGDAGVAERAFRIAEYLGAEQPALDSALIWAKNAPNNIDAQRAAAVQLARAGRYDESMTYMEQVLQRQGDTHFDFLALSAAETDPDTRAGLLQGFDRLLSKNPDNSQLLFGKAILLQQDSRAEEALKLLEDQPASQTEVSPILLRARLLQSLGRSNEALPLLQKGIRKNPDDKRLRLTYARLLVEQDRLDDAKGEFSKLVQENPNDDDLRFSLALVCLEAEAWEEAIVYLQELVERRSHVDAAHYNLGRAYEALNDIDSALQEYNLVGPSNDYLPAQQRQAALLFDQQRDEEASARLAQARDAQPDYAIQLYLIEAEGLSNRRQVEAAWNTINQGLEQFPNDLNLLYTRAMLAEKRGDLAQLEADLRYIIKREPEHAMALNALGYTLADRTTRYEEARELIEKAHQLNPEDPAILDSLGWVNYRLGNLDEAERLLRLALERFPDHEVAAHLGEVLWAQGKQREARRVWRDAFADAPDSPILRDTLLRLTGSETL, translated from the coding sequence ATGAACAGACCCCTCGCGTTAGTCACTGCAATTGCCCTTCTCAGCGGCTGCCAAACCTTCGCACCCAGCGAGCCAGACGGCACGCCACCGGTACAGGAAGCCGACCAGACCACCCAGCTGGAGCCGAGCGAATACGGCTCGTTCAGCCAGGAAACCCTGTTCGCCCTGCTCACCGCCGAGCTGGCCGGCCAGCGCAACCGCTTCGACATTGCCCTCGGCAACTACGTGCAACAGGCGCAGGCCACGGGCGACGCCGGCGTTGCCGAGCGTGCCTTCCGCATCGCCGAATACCTCGGCGCCGAACAGCCAGCGCTGGACAGCGCGCTGATCTGGGCCAAGAACGCGCCGAACAACATCGACGCGCAGCGCGCCGCCGCCGTGCAACTGGCCCGCGCCGGCCGCTATGACGAATCCATGACCTACATGGAGCAGGTGCTGCAACGTCAGGGCGACACCCATTTCGACTTCCTCGCCCTGTCCGCCGCAGAAACCGACCCGGATACCCGTGCCGGCCTGCTGCAAGGCTTCGACCGCCTGCTGAGCAAGAACCCGGACAACAGCCAGCTGCTGTTCGGCAAGGCCATCCTCCTGCAACAGGACAGTCGCGCCGAGGAAGCCTTGAAATTGCTGGAGGATCAACCGGCCAGCCAGACCGAGGTTTCGCCGATCCTGCTGCGCGCTCGCCTGCTGCAAAGCCTCGGCCGCAGTAACGAGGCGTTGCCACTGCTGCAAAAAGGCATTCGCAAGAATCCTGACGACAAACGCCTGCGCCTGACCTATGCCCGCCTGCTGGTCGAGCAGGATCGCCTGGACGACGCCAAGGGCGAGTTCTCCAAGCTGGTACAGGAAAACCCCAACGATGATGACCTGCGCTTCTCCCTGGCACTGGTGTGCCTGGAGGCCGAGGCCTGGGAAGAGGCCATCGTCTACCTGCAAGAGCTGGTCGAGCGACGCAGCCATGTCGACGCCGCCCACTACAACCTGGGCCGCGCCTACGAGGCGCTGAACGATATCGACAGCGCACTGCAGGAATACAACCTGGTCGGCCCGAGCAACGACTACCTGCCGGCTCAGCAACGCCAGGCCGCGCTACTGTTCGACCAGCAACGCGACGAGGAAGCCAGCGCACGCCTGGCCCAGGCACGCGACGCCCAACCCGACTACGCCATCCAGCTGTACCTGATCGAAGCCGAAGGGCTGAGCAACCGCCGCCAGGTCGAAGCCGCCTGGAACACGATCAACCAGGGCCTGGAACAGTTCCCCAACGACCTGAACCTGCTCTATACCCGCGCCATGCTGGCGGAAAAGCGCGGTGACCTGGCCCAGCTGGAAGCCGACCTGCGCTACATCATCAAGCGCGAGCCGGAACACGCCATGGCCCTCAACGCCCTCGGCTACACCCTGGCCGATCGCACCACACGCTATGAAGAAGCCCGCGAGCTGATCGAGAAAGCGCACCAGCTCAACCCGGAAGACCCGGCCATTCTCGACAGCCTCGGCTGGGTCAACTACCGCCTGGGCAACCTCGACGAGGCCGAACGTCTTCTGCGCCTGGCTCTTGAGCGATTCCCCGATCACGAAGTCGCCGCGCACCTGGGCGAAGTGCTCTGGGCCCAGGGCAAACAGCGTGAAGCCAGACGCGTCTGGCGCGACGCCTTCGCCGATGCGCCCGACAGCCCAATCCTGCGTGACACCCTGTTGCGCCTGACCGGTTCCGAGACTCTGTGA
- the hemA gene encoding glutamyl-tRNA reductase: protein MAFIALGINHKTASVEVRERVAFTPEQLVEALQQLCRLTPSREAAILSTCNRSELYLEQDQLSSDEVLQWLADYHRLSVDELRACAYVHSEDEAVRHMMRVACGLDSMVLGEPQILGQLKSAYAVAREAGTVGPLLGRLFQATFSTAKTVRTDTAIGENPVSVAFAAVSLAKQIFADLHRSQALLIGAGETISLVARHLHDQGIKRIVVANRTLERASQLAEQFGAHAVLLSDIPEELAHSDIVISSTASQLPILGKGAVESALKKRKHKPIFMVDIAVPRDIESQVGELDDVYLYTVDDLHEVIEENLKSRQGAAQAAEELVATGTDDFMQRLRELAAVDVLRAYRQQAERLRDEELAKAQRMLANGGNPEDVLAQLARGLTNKLLHAPSVRMKKLTAEGRIDALSLAQELFALDESAPQDKGLQ, encoded by the coding sequence ATGGCCTTTATCGCCCTCGGTATCAACCACAAGACCGCCTCGGTAGAGGTGCGCGAGCGCGTTGCCTTCACCCCGGAGCAACTGGTCGAGGCACTGCAGCAGCTGTGTCGGCTGACGCCCAGTCGTGAGGCGGCGATCCTTTCCACCTGCAACCGCAGCGAGTTGTACCTGGAGCAGGATCAGCTGAGCAGCGACGAAGTGCTGCAGTGGCTGGCCGATTATCACCGCCTGAGCGTCGACGAGCTGCGTGCCTGTGCCTACGTACACAGCGAGGACGAGGCGGTACGCCACATGATGCGCGTGGCCTGCGGGCTGGATTCGATGGTGTTGGGCGAGCCGCAGATTCTCGGCCAGCTCAAGTCCGCCTATGCCGTGGCGCGTGAGGCCGGCACCGTCGGGCCGCTGCTCGGCCGGCTGTTCCAGGCCACCTTCAGCACCGCCAAGACCGTGCGCACCGATACCGCCATCGGCGAGAACCCGGTGTCCGTGGCCTTCGCCGCCGTCAGCCTGGCCAAGCAGATCTTCGCCGACCTGCACCGCAGCCAGGCGCTGCTGATCGGTGCCGGCGAGACCATCAGCCTGGTGGCGCGCCATCTGCACGATCAGGGCATCAAGCGTATCGTCGTCGCCAACCGTACCCTGGAGCGTGCCAGCCAACTGGCCGAGCAGTTCGGCGCACACGCGGTGCTGCTGTCGGACATTCCCGAAGAGCTGGCACACAGCGATATCGTCATCAGCTCCACGGCCAGCCAACTGCCGATTCTCGGCAAGGGCGCGGTGGAAAGTGCGCTGAAAAAGCGCAAGCACAAGCCGATCTTCATGGTCGATATCGCCGTGCCGCGCGATATCGAGTCGCAGGTCGGCGAGCTGGATGACGTCTACCTCTATACCGTCGATGACCTGCACGAAGTCATCGAGGAAAACCTCAAGAGCCGCCAGGGCGCGGCGCAGGCCGCCGAGGAACTGGTGGCCACCGGTACCGATGATTTCATGCAGCGCCTGCGTGAGCTGGCCGCGGTGGATGTGCTCAGGGCCTACCGCCAGCAGGCCGAGCGTCTGCGTGACGAGGAACTGGCCAAGGCCCAGCGCATGCTGGCCAACGGTGGCAACCCCGAGGACGTGCTGGCGCAACTGGCGCGCGGCCTGACCAACAAGCTGTTGCATGCCCCCAGCGTGCGCATGAAGAAACTTACCGCCGAGGGGCGCATCGATGCGCTCAGCCTGGCCCAGGAATTATTCGCCCTCGACGAGAGCGCGCCGCAGGACAAAGGTCTGCAATGA
- the prfA gene encoding peptide chain release factor 1: MKASLLNKLDNLSDRFEELTALLGDAEVISKQTQFRAYSKEYAEIEPVIATFRELRKVQSDLEGAQALLKDSDPDLREMAEEEVAQAKEALVELEDRLQRMLLPKDPNDGRNVYLEIRAGTGGDEAAIFSGDLFRMYSRYAEKQGWRVEVLSANEGEHGGFKEVIARVEGDNVYAKLKFESGAHRVQRVPETESQGRIHTSACTVAVLPEPDEQAAIEINPADLRVDTYRSSGAGGQHVNTTDSAIRITHIPTGTVVECQEERSQHKNRAKAMAWLAAKLQDQQEAAAHKEISETRKLLVGSGDRSERIRTYNFPQGRVTDHRINLTLYSLNEVMAGGVEAVIEPLLAEYQADQLAALGD; this comes from the coding sequence ATGAAAGCTTCACTGTTGAACAAGCTCGACAACCTCAGCGACCGCTTCGAGGAGTTGACGGCGCTGCTCGGCGACGCCGAGGTGATTTCCAAGCAGACCCAGTTCCGTGCCTACTCCAAGGAATACGCCGAGATCGAGCCGGTGATCGCCACCTTCCGTGAGCTGCGCAAGGTGCAGAGCGACCTTGAAGGCGCCCAGGCGCTGCTCAAGGACAGCGATCCGGATCTGCGTGAGATGGCCGAGGAGGAAGTAGCCCAGGCCAAGGAAGCGCTGGTCGAGCTGGAAGACCGTCTGCAGCGCATGTTGCTGCCGAAAGACCCCAATGACGGGCGCAACGTCTACCTGGAAATCCGTGCCGGCACTGGCGGCGACGAGGCGGCGATTTTCTCTGGCGACCTGTTCCGCATGTATTCGCGCTACGCCGAGAAGCAGGGCTGGCGGGTCGAGGTGCTGTCGGCCAACGAAGGTGAGCACGGAGGCTTCAAGGAAGTGATCGCCCGCGTCGAAGGCGACAACGTCTACGCCAAGCTCAAGTTCGAGTCTGGCGCGCACCGTGTACAGCGCGTGCCGGAAACCGAGTCCCAGGGCCGCATCCACACCTCCGCCTGCACCGTGGCGGTGTTGCCGGAGCCGGACGAGCAGGCGGCCATCGAGATCAACCCGGCAGATCTGCGTGTGGATACCTACCGCAGCTCCGGCGCCGGTGGTCAGCACGTCAACACCACGGACTCGGCGATCCGCATTACCCACATCCCCACCGGCACGGTGGTGGAATGCCAGGAAGAACGCTCGCAGCACAAGAACCGCGCCAAGGCCATGGCCTGGCTGGCGGCCAAGCTGCAGGATCAACAAGAAGCGGCGGCGCACAAGGAAATCTCCGAAACGCGCAAGCTGCTGGTGGGCTCCGGAGACCGCTCCGAGCGTATCCGTACCTACAATTTTCCGCAGGGCCGGGTGACCGACCACCGCATCAACCTGACCCTCTATTCGCTGAACGAAGTGATGGCGGGTGGCGTGGAGGCGGTGATCGAACCGCTGCTGGCCGAATACCAGGCCGATCAGTTGGCGGCGCTGGGCGACTGA
- the prmC gene encoding peptide chain release factor N(5)-glutamine methyltransferase gives MASIESLLNTADLPDSPTPRLDAELLLAAALGKPRSYLRTWPERELNAAQQAQFDGFMLRRRNGEPVAYILGRQGFWSLDLEVAPHTLIPRPDTELLVETALELLPATPLAVLDLGTGTGAIALALASERPAWQVTGVDRVEDAVALAERNRQRLKLDNASFVQSHWFSALAGQRYGLTLSNPPYIRADDHHLDQGDVRFEPSSALVAGSDGLDDIRAIIRCAPSHLLTGGWLLLEHGFDQAEAVRALLVAGGFAEVHSRRDLGGHERISLGRFDRE, from the coding sequence ATGGCCAGCATCGAATCCCTGCTCAACACCGCTGATCTGCCCGACTCGCCGACGCCGCGGTTGGACGCCGAGTTGTTGTTGGCGGCCGCTCTGGGCAAACCACGCAGCTATTTACGTACCTGGCCGGAGCGTGAGCTGAACGCGGCCCAACAGGCGCAGTTCGACGGGTTCATGTTGCGCCGCCGGAATGGCGAGCCGGTTGCCTACATTCTTGGGCGCCAGGGCTTCTGGAGTCTCGATTTGGAAGTGGCGCCGCATACCCTGATCCCACGTCCGGACACCGAGCTGCTGGTGGAAACCGCGCTCGAACTGCTACCCGCCACACCGCTGGCCGTGCTCGACCTGGGCACCGGTACCGGCGCCATCGCCTTGGCCCTGGCCAGCGAGCGCCCAGCCTGGCAGGTGACGGGTGTGGATCGTGTCGAAGATGCCGTGGCCCTGGCCGAGCGCAACCGCCAACGCCTAAAGCTGGACAACGCCAGCTTCGTGCAGAGCCACTGGTTCTCTGCATTGGCGGGGCAGCGTTACGGCCTGACCCTGAGCAACCCACCTTATATTCGTGCCGATGATCATCACCTCGACCAGGGCGATGTACGCTTCGAGCCAAGCAGCGCGCTGGTAGCCGGCAGCGACGGGCTGGACGACATTCGTGCGATCATCCGCTGTGCACCGAGCCACCTGCTGACGGGCGGCTGGCTGCTGCTCGAGCATGGTTTCGATCAGGCCGAGGCCGTGCGTGCACTGCTCGTTGCCGGCGGTTTCGCCGAGGTGCACAGCCGGCGTGACCTGGGCGGGCACGAGCGCATCAGTTTGGGACGTTTCGACCGTGAGTGA
- a CDS encoding molybdopterin-synthase adenylyltransferase MoeB, translated as MLSDDELLRYSRQILLKQIDVEGQLRLKQARVLIVGMGGLGSPVALYLAAAGVGELHLADFDTVDLTNLQRQIAHDTASIGQAKVDSAMARLAAINPQISLVPHRQALDADSLAAAVSGVDLVLDCSDNFTTREAVNAACVAAGKPLVSGAAIRLEGQLSVFDPRNAASPCYHCLYGHGSEAELTCSEAGVVGPLVGLVGSLQALEALKLLAGFGEPLVGRLLLIDALGTRFRELRVKRDPACGVCGNAQ; from the coding sequence ATGCTGAGCGATGATGAACTGCTGCGCTATAGCCGGCAGATTCTGCTGAAACAGATCGATGTGGAAGGGCAGTTGCGCCTGAAACAGGCGCGCGTGCTGATCGTCGGCATGGGCGGGCTGGGCTCGCCGGTGGCGCTGTACCTGGCCGCTGCCGGGGTTGGCGAGTTGCACCTGGCCGACTTCGATACGGTGGATCTGACCAACCTGCAGCGGCAGATCGCCCACGACACCGCCAGCATCGGCCAGGCCAAGGTGGATTCGGCCATGGCCCGTCTGGCAGCGATCAATCCGCAGATCAGCCTGGTGCCGCATCGCCAGGCGCTGGACGCCGATTCGCTGGCCGCTGCCGTAAGCGGCGTCGACCTGGTGCTGGATTGCTCGGACAATTTCACCACGCGTGAGGCCGTCAACGCGGCTTGCGTCGCAGCCGGCAAGCCGCTGGTTTCTGGCGCGGCGATCCGCCTGGAAGGCCAGCTGTCGGTATTCGACCCGCGCAACGCTGCCAGCCCCTGTTATCACTGCCTGTACGGTCACGGCAGCGAAGCCGAGCTGACCTGCAGCGAAGCCGGCGTGGTTGGTCCGCTGGTGGGGCTGGTCGGCAGCCTGCAGGCGCTGGAGGCACTCAAGTTGCTGGCCGGCTTCGGCGAACCGCTGGTGGGCCGTCTGCTGCTGATCGATGCGCTGGGCACGCGTTTTCGCGAGCTGCGGGTCAAGCGCGACCCGGCCTGTGGTGTCTGCGGCAATGCCCAGTAA
- the murI gene encoding glutamate racemase, producing the protein MPSNAPIGVFDSGVGGLSVLREIRQLLPHESLLYVADSGHVPYGEKSPEYIRERCMVIIEHLLAQGAKALVLACNTATAAAGAELRERYPQLPIVGMEPAVKPAAAATRSGVVGVLATTGTLKSAKFAALLDRFASDVRVITQPCPGLVECIEAGELQAPATRQLLQGYVAPLLAEGCDTLILGCTHYPFLRPLLHELVPESITLIDTGAAVARQLQRLLIQDDLLATAPVQPTRYWSSGDTAQLCRVLPILLGEKAEVLSL; encoded by the coding sequence ATGCCCAGTAACGCGCCGATTGGCGTTTTCGACTCCGGCGTCGGTGGCCTGTCGGTACTGCGCGAGATTCGCCAGCTGTTGCCGCACGAGTCACTGCTTTACGTTGCCGACAGCGGCCACGTGCCCTATGGCGAGAAGAGCCCCGAGTACATTCGCGAACGCTGCATGGTGATCATCGAGCACCTGCTGGCACAGGGCGCCAAGGCGCTGGTGCTGGCCTGCAATACCGCCACGGCGGCAGCCGGCGCTGAGCTGCGTGAGCGTTATCCGCAATTGCCCATCGTCGGTATGGAGCCAGCCGTGAAGCCCGCCGCGGCTGCGACGCGTAGTGGCGTGGTCGGCGTGCTGGCGACCACTGGCACGCTCAAGAGCGCCAAGTTCGCCGCACTGCTCGACCGTTTCGCCAGTGACGTGCGGGTGATCACGCAGCCCTGCCCAGGGTTGGTGGAGTGCATCGAGGCAGGTGAGTTGCAGGCGCCAGCTACGCGGCAATTGCTGCAAGGCTATGTCGCGCCGTTGCTGGCCGAGGGCTGCGACACGTTGATCCTCGGCTGCACGCACTATCCCTTCCTGCGCCCCTTGCTGCACGAACTGGTGCCTGAGTCGATCACCCTGATCGATACCGGCGCTGCGGTCGCACGACAGCTGCAGCGGTTACTGATCCAGGACGATCTGCTGGCGACCGCACCGGTGCAGCCGACCCGTTACTGGAGCAGTGGCGACACCGCACAACTTTGCCGAGTATTGCCGATTTTGCTGGGTGAAAAGGCCGAAGTTCTTTCGCTATAG
- a CDS encoding acyloxyacyl hydrolase, with translation MKKLCALAAAATLSFAVIGSVQAADVTAAIGQSGDSTMVYRLGAQWDWNTSWLQSSVGRLTGYWDLGYTYWDGDKTASNHSLSFAPVFVYEFAGETVRPYIEAGIGVAAFASTELEDNRLGSSFQFEDRIGVGLRFSGQEIGLRALHYSNAGIKQPNDGVEAYTLHYRLSF, from the coding sequence ATGAAGAAGTTGTGTGCCTTAGCTGCAGCTGCGACGTTGTCATTCGCAGTGATTGGATCTGTGCAGGCTGCGGACGTGACCGCGGCCATTGGTCAGAGTGGCGACTCCACCATGGTTTACCGTCTGGGCGCGCAGTGGGACTGGAATACCAGCTGGCTGCAGAGCAGCGTTGGCCGCCTGACCGGCTATTGGGATCTGGGTTACACCTATTGGGATGGAGACAAGACCGCGAGCAACCACAGCCTGTCGTTCGCTCCGGTGTTCGTCTATGAGTTTGCCGGTGAGACCGTGCGCCCCTACATCGAAGCCGGTATCGGCGTTGCGGCGTTCGCCAGCACCGAGCTGGAAGACAACCGCCTGGGTTCGTCCTTCCAGTTCGAAGACCGCATTGGCGTTGGCCTGCGTTTTTCCGGCCAGGAAATCGGTCTGCGTGCGCTCCACTACTCCAACGCCGGTATCAAGCAGCCCAACGATGGCGTCGAGGCCTATACGCTGCATTACCGTCTGAGCTTCTGA
- a CDS encoding LysR family transcriptional regulator, whose translation MDIDLTRTFLEIVRSGSFIAAAERLHVTQTAITARVQKLEGHLNCTLFVRNRAGAKLTADGEAFVSYANQILQTWEAAQRELPLPDGYHNVLRIGGEISLCNPLMLHWVSRIRANIDQYAVHTHIGDGQELLRQLELGVLDAALVYQPTYWPGMQVEQLLEEKLILVRAKKAEPYVYVDWGEAFRLQHDRALPDQAKAPVSFNLGPLALQYILEHGGSGYFRTRVVQSYLDKKVLKRVPRAPEFNYPTYLVYSRERDSAVLQQAFELLRETIAEDTDWSQRWDPMI comes from the coding sequence ATGGACATCGATCTCACCCGCACCTTTCTGGAAATCGTTCGCAGCGGCAGTTTCATCGCCGCCGCCGAACGCCTGCATGTCACCCAGACGGCCATCACCGCGCGCGTCCAGAAACTCGAAGGTCACCTCAACTGCACGCTGTTCGTGCGTAACCGCGCCGGTGCCAAGCTGACCGCGGACGGCGAGGCTTTCGTCTCCTACGCCAACCAGATCCTGCAGACCTGGGAAGCGGCGCAGCGCGAGCTGCCGCTGCCGGACGGCTACCACAACGTGCTACGTATCGGCGGCGAAATCAGCCTGTGCAACCCGCTGATGCTGCACTGGGTCAGCCGTATCCGCGCCAATATCGACCAGTACGCCGTGCACACCCATATCGGCGACGGCCAGGAGCTGCTACGCCAACTGGAGCTGGGCGTGCTGGATGCCGCCCTAGTCTATCAGCCGACCTACTGGCCAGGCATGCAGGTAGAGCAGTTGCTGGAGGAAAAGCTGATTCTGGTGCGCGCGAAAAAAGCCGAGCCCTACGTGTACGTCGACTGGGGCGAGGCCTTCCGCCTGCAACACGACAGAGCCCTACCGGATCAGGCCAAGGCGCCGGTGTCCTTCAACCTCGGCCCGCTGGCCTTGCAGTACATCCTCGAACACGGCGGCTCGGGCTACTTCCGCACGCGGGTGGTGCAGAGCTATCTGGACAAGAAGGTGCTAAAGCGCGTGCCACGGGCGCCGGAATTCAACTACCCGACCTACCTGGTGTATTCCCGCGAGCGCGACTCTGCGGTGCTGCAACAGGCCTTCGAGCTGCTGCGCGAAACCATCGCCGAAGATACCGATTGGTCGCAGCGCTGGGATCCGATGATCTGA